A single Corynebacterium stationis DNA region contains:
- a CDS encoding tellurium resistance protein translates to MSHTPKPSGEAKRSDAAAQRSLIPPAGPSWTGSLMGTSIIAALLAIHGQAAVGLVFAVIGTGILAVTLYGLARYRSPRFLPEYMGPWGMFAMGVISLGSAWTAISGDSIYQLIGYLTGGLGGFIIALNQWRKFVGSPNFQWGLALVVPMVAATNAAQLGFIGLGRFGFILVWIIGVPVFVYVYFALMRRRTTIPVLLGHTAWIPVGVVGQSTAAAQLLFPQGFGLAYATVMLPLGAAACVFALYHQFRTVRDWAPYNPARWGATFPVGTMSLGTHFVGVNAQMTIFDLISQIFLGLLIFNWCLCVVRFSFWFAQSYRTGKGDAK, encoded by the coding sequence ATGTCCCACACCCCGAAGCCCTCTGGCGAAGCAAAGCGTAGCGATGCGGCTGCGCAGCGCTCGCTTATCCCACCGGCAGGTCCATCCTGGACTGGGTCGTTGATGGGAACCTCGATCATTGCTGCGTTGCTTGCCATCCACGGGCAAGCTGCCGTGGGGTTGGTCTTTGCGGTTATCGGCACTGGCATCTTAGCCGTCACGCTTTATGGATTGGCGCGCTATCGCAGCCCGCGCTTTTTGCCGGAATACATGGGTCCGTGGGGAATGTTTGCCATGGGCGTTATCTCCCTCGGCTCGGCGTGGACAGCAATTAGCGGGGATTCTATCTATCAGCTCATTGGTTATCTCACCGGCGGGTTGGGTGGATTTATCATCGCGCTGAATCAGTGGCGCAAGTTCGTGGGCTCACCGAACTTCCAGTGGGGATTAGCACTTGTAGTACCCATGGTGGCGGCAACTAATGCCGCGCAGCTGGGTTTTATTGGGCTGGGCCGATTTGGTTTCATCCTCGTGTGGATTATCGGCGTGCCCGTCTTTGTCTACGTGTACTTCGCGCTCATGCGCAGACGCACAACCATCCCGGTGCTCTTGGGACACACCGCGTGGATTCCGGTGGGGGTTGTTGGGCAATCCACAGCGGCTGCACAACTGCTTTTCCCGCAAGGATTTGGACTGGCTTATGCCACGGTGATGTTGCCGCTGGGTGCTGCGGCTTGTGTCTTCGCGCTGTATCACCAATTTCGCACTGTACGCGACTGGGCGCCCTATAACCCCGCCCGGTGGGGCGCAACGTTTCCCGTGGGCACGATGAGCCTGGGCACGCACTTTGTTGGGGTTAATGCCCAGATGACCATTTTCGATCTCATCAGCCAGATTTTCTTAGGCCTGCTGATTTTCAACTGGTGCCTATGTGTTGTGCGCTTTAGCTTCTGGTTCGCCCAGTCCTATCGCACTGGCAAGGGTGACGCTAAGTAA
- the leuD gene encoding 3-isopropylmalate dehydratase small subunit, with amino-acid sequence MEKFTTHTGIGVPLRYSNVDTDQIIPAVYLKSVKRTGFQDGLFSNWRKDENFVLNQEPYKNGSVLFAGADFGTGSSREHAVWALGDYGFKAVFSSRFADIFRGNSGKAGMLTGLMEQEDIELIWKQLESGDTEVTVDLEARTVTVGGNVYSFDIDDYTRWRLMEGLDDIGLTLRDEDAISNFENKRPAFKPAVAPGSGPVAQV; translated from the coding sequence ATGGAAAAGTTCACCACGCACACCGGCATTGGCGTTCCTCTGCGTTATTCTAATGTGGATACCGACCAGATTATCCCGGCGGTCTACCTCAAGTCTGTCAAGCGCACGGGCTTTCAAGATGGCCTGTTTTCCAACTGGCGCAAAGACGAGAACTTCGTTTTAAACCAAGAGCCGTACAAGAATGGCTCGGTGCTGTTCGCTGGCGCGGACTTCGGCACGGGTTCTTCCCGTGAGCACGCAGTATGGGCATTGGGCGACTACGGCTTCAAGGCGGTATTTTCCTCCCGCTTCGCCGATATTTTCCGCGGCAACTCCGGCAAGGCTGGCATGCTGACCGGCTTGATGGAACAAGAAGACATTGAACTTATCTGGAAGCAGCTGGAATCCGGCGATACGGAAGTTACCGTCGATTTGGAAGCACGCACTGTCACCGTTGGTGGCAATGTCTACAGCTTCGACATTGATGACTACACCCGCTGGCGCTTGATGGAAGGCCTCGATGACATCGGGCTGACCCTGCGCGATGAGGATGCTATTTCCAACTTTGAAAATAAGCGTCCTGCATTTAAGCCAGCAGTGGCACCAGGCTCCGGTCCGGTGGCTCAGGTTTAG
- the leuC gene encoding 3-isopropylmalate dehydratase large subunit: protein MSEKLTLAEKVWRDHVVTKGENGAPDLIYIDFQLLHEVTSPQAFDGLRLAGRKMRHPELHLATEDHNVPTLGIKTGNLLEIIDKTSRTQVSTLRDNCEEFGVRLHSMGDEQQGIVHTVGPQLGITQPGMTIVCGDSHTSTHGAFGSIAMGIGTSEVEHVMATQTLSLKPFKTMAIEVKGELKEGVSAKDLILAIIAKIGTGGGQGHIIEYRGEAIRKMSMEARMTICNMSIEAGARAGMVAPDQITYDYVEGREFAPKGEDWDKAVEYWKTLPTDEGAVFDTVVEIDADELTPFVTWGTNPGQGLPLGAVVPDPEDAGDDNEKSAISKALEYMDLTPGMPLRDISIDTVFLGSCTNARIEDLRAAAEVVEGRTIAADTRMIVVPSSEVVKKQAENEGLDKIFTDFGAEWRTAGCSMCLGMNPDQLKPGERSASTSNRNFEGRQGPGGRTHLVSPLVAAATAVTGHLSSPADLDPRESAAQAS, encoded by the coding sequence ATGTCCGAGAAATTGACGCTGGCAGAAAAGGTGTGGCGCGACCACGTTGTTACCAAAGGTGAGAACGGTGCGCCAGACCTGATTTATATCGATTTCCAGCTGTTGCACGAGGTTACCAGCCCACAGGCTTTTGACGGTCTGCGCTTGGCCGGACGAAAGATGCGCCACCCCGAGCTGCATCTGGCGACCGAGGACCACAACGTGCCCACCTTGGGAATTAAAACCGGTAACTTGCTGGAAATCATCGATAAGACTTCCCGTACCCAGGTATCTACGCTGCGCGATAACTGTGAAGAATTCGGAGTGCGTCTGCACTCCATGGGCGATGAACAGCAGGGCATCGTCCACACCGTTGGTCCTCAGCTGGGCATTACCCAACCCGGCATGACCATTGTGTGTGGTGACTCGCATACCTCTACCCACGGTGCCTTCGGCTCGATTGCGATGGGCATCGGTACCTCTGAGGTAGAACACGTCATGGCTACCCAGACCTTGTCGTTGAAGCCTTTTAAGACCATGGCTATTGAAGTCAAGGGTGAATTAAAAGAAGGCGTATCCGCCAAGGACTTGATTTTGGCGATTATTGCCAAGATTGGCACCGGCGGCGGCCAAGGCCACATCATCGAATACCGCGGTGAAGCGATTCGCAAGATGTCCATGGAAGCACGCATGACTATTTGCAACATGTCCATTGAGGCAGGCGCACGCGCGGGCATGGTCGCACCAGACCAGATTACTTATGACTACGTCGAAGGCCGCGAGTTCGCACCGAAGGGTGAGGACTGGGACAAGGCAGTTGAATACTGGAAGACTTTGCCTACCGATGAAGGCGCAGTCTTTGACACTGTCGTGGAAATTGATGCCGATGAGCTGACCCCATTTGTTACCTGGGGTACCAACCCTGGGCAAGGTCTGCCATTGGGTGCTGTTGTACCAGATCCAGAAGATGCTGGCGATGACAATGAGAAGTCAGCTATCTCTAAGGCGCTGGAGTACATGGACTTGACCCCAGGTATGCCGCTGCGTGATATCTCCATCGATACTGTCTTCTTGGGCTCGTGCACCAACGCGCGTATCGAAGACCTGCGTGCAGCAGCAGAAGTGGTCGAAGGCCGCACGATTGCCGCAGATACCCGCATGATTGTTGTGCCATCCTCTGAGGTTGTAAAGAAGCAGGCCGAGAATGAAGGCCTGGATAAGATCTTCACCGACTTTGGTGCGGAATGGCGTACCGCAGGCTGCTCGATGTGCTTGGGCATGAACCCAGACCAGCTGAAGCCAGGTGAGCGCTCCGCGTCGACCTCAAACCGTAACTTCGAAGGCCGTCAGGGCCCTGGTGGACGTACCCACTTGGTCTCCCCATTGGTTGCCGCAGCTACTGCTGTTACCGGTCACTTGTCTTCGCCAGCTGACTTGGATCCGCGCGAGTCTGCAGCGCAGGCCTCTTAA
- a CDS encoding IclR family transcriptional regulator produces the protein MGDYSAVSGIKVLDRAVAIMMAAANKPSTLNDLCETTGLPRATAHRLATALEAHRLVARTPEGKWTIGSALPGNRNDLLTSAKPIMHQLMEDTGESIQLYQWTETTRTCVATAEPSQGLHNVVPVGSQLPLTSGSAARVIAAFAEITIDGATFSQDDVDAAKRAGYSESVEEREAGLASVSAPIMDANGQLAAVLSISGSVDRFKPSPYKKFGTQLLEAAGKLSASL, from the coding sequence ATGGGAGATTATAGCGCAGTTTCTGGCATTAAGGTACTCGATCGCGCAGTAGCGATTATGATGGCCGCCGCCAACAAACCATCAACGCTCAATGATTTGTGCGAGACCACCGGCTTGCCACGGGCAACCGCACACCGGCTGGCCACAGCTTTAGAAGCTCATCGGCTGGTTGCACGCACCCCCGAAGGCAAATGGACCATCGGATCCGCGCTTCCCGGCAACCGCAATGATTTGCTCACCAGCGCTAAGCCAATTATGCATCAGCTGATGGAAGATACCGGCGAATCCATTCAGTTATATCAGTGGACAGAAACCACCCGTACCTGCGTAGCCACCGCCGAGCCCAGCCAAGGTCTGCACAACGTTGTACCCGTAGGCAGCCAGCTACCACTTACTTCAGGTTCCGCAGCCCGCGTCATCGCCGCTTTCGCTGAGATCACCATCGACGGCGCAACCTTTAGCCAAGATGATGTCGATGCTGCCAAACGAGCAGGCTACTCCGAATCCGTCGAAGAGCGTGAAGCGGGCCTGGCCTCCGTCTCCGCCCCCATCATGGACGCCAATGGCCAACTCGCCGCCGTGTTATCCATCTCCGGCTCCGTCGACCGCTTCAAGCCTTCTCCTTATAAGAAATTCGGCACTCAACTCCTTGAAGCTGCCGGAAAGCTCAGCGCAAGTCTTTAA
- a CDS encoding HD domain-containing protein, with the protein MSDRLLRAINAAAWAHGGQLRKGTEIPYISHVFAVMHLVSQQPGVDEDTQIAALFHDVLEDASERYSAVTMEEEFGEDVVEIVQWVTKDKGLSSWRERAEAYLEKLDDAPREALVIAACDKVHNLTSILGDYEEIGEQLWSRFNSGKESQRWWYWAVYETLQRRLRRLGSVDLPILDDYRALLVDFDAIGDA; encoded by the coding sequence ATGAGCGATCGACTTCTCCGTGCCATCAATGCCGCTGCCTGGGCGCATGGCGGACAGTTGCGTAAAGGAACTGAGATACCTTACATCTCCCATGTGTTTGCAGTAATGCACTTGGTTAGCCAGCAACCCGGCGTGGATGAAGATACCCAGATCGCCGCGCTTTTCCACGACGTATTAGAAGATGCTTCAGAACGCTATTCTGCTGTCACCATGGAAGAAGAATTCGGCGAAGACGTCGTGGAAATCGTGCAGTGGGTGACCAAAGATAAAGGACTGTCATCGTGGCGTGAGCGGGCAGAAGCCTATCTGGAAAAGCTCGACGATGCCCCGCGGGAAGCCCTGGTTATTGCTGCCTGCGACAAAGTACATAACCTAACTTCCATACTGGGCGATTATGAGGAGATAGGCGAACAGCTGTGGTCGCGGTTTAACTCTGGCAAGGAATCCCAGCGTTGGTGGTATTGGGCAGTGTATGAAACTCTGCAGCGTCGTTTGCGTCGGTTGGGTTCTGTCGATTTGCCGATTTTGGATGACTACCGCGCGCTGTTAGTGGACTTTGACGCAATTGGGGACGCTTAG
- a CDS encoding winged helix DNA-binding domain-containing protein, with protein sequence MVNKPLARARLITQGVAVPLESKAPAGTPEHAQEIASYFAATQGQDFPGAISSLAYRMGTVGAVDAVREAFNQGFIVRGYPMRGTVFVTSSADLAWITQLCGAQRLKAMEKNRPRLGLNNSHVDQAAQIIHEVAGKHGATRAELFEAFQQAGIPMPPGNGYHLVRSMLHAGTVVYGPIAGESNRVENLVMLAKDWLPSGTDLEGVFNGDEHAAITELLRRYLNSHGPATLRDFAWWSKLPLGKIRKAFADIYTDYVSWGAATSAPGRSTGNSVPGEELWVREDALDRIAEHEKQANVLRLLAAFDEIILGYQDRMYIVPEQHHAALVPGNNGVFRQAVVASGEVVGFWKRQGPASKRKIEVEEFKALSATRAKQVQARFNAYPFANS encoded by the coding sequence ATGGTTAATAAACCACTTGCTCGCGCCCGACTCATCACCCAAGGTGTTGCGGTGCCCCTAGAAAGCAAAGCGCCTGCGGGCACTCCCGAGCATGCGCAAGAGATCGCATCTTACTTTGCTGCGACCCAAGGCCAGGATTTTCCTGGAGCTATCTCTTCACTGGCGTATCGCATGGGCACTGTCGGTGCGGTGGACGCGGTACGTGAAGCGTTTAACCAAGGTTTTATCGTGCGTGGATATCCCATGCGCGGCACAGTCTTTGTTACCTCCTCTGCTGACCTTGCCTGGATAACCCAACTTTGCGGCGCACAACGACTCAAAGCCATGGAGAAAAACCGCCCGCGCTTAGGCTTAAACAACTCCCATGTAGACCAAGCCGCGCAGATTATTCACGAGGTAGCCGGCAAACATGGCGCTACCCGTGCTGAACTCTTCGAAGCCTTTCAACAAGCAGGCATACCCATGCCACCTGGCAATGGGTATCACCTTGTGCGCTCCATGCTGCACGCCGGCACCGTGGTGTACGGACCAATTGCTGGAGAATCCAACCGCGTGGAAAACCTCGTGATGCTAGCCAAAGACTGGCTCCCATCGGGTACAGACCTAGAGGGTGTATTCAACGGAGATGAGCATGCCGCGATCACAGAGCTTCTCCGCCGGTATCTCAACAGCCACGGTCCTGCGACTCTGCGCGACTTCGCTTGGTGGTCAAAATTGCCTCTGGGTAAGATTCGTAAAGCCTTCGCCGATATTTACACCGACTACGTCTCTTGGGGCGCAGCTACCAGCGCGCCGGGAAGGTCAACGGGTAACTCGGTACCTGGTGAGGAACTTTGGGTGCGTGAAGATGCGCTGGATAGAATTGCTGAACACGAAAAGCAAGCAAATGTACTTCGGCTTCTAGCCGCCTTTGATGAAATCATTCTGGGCTACCAAGACCGCATGTACATTGTTCCGGAGCAACACCATGCCGCTTTGGTGCCGGGAAACAATGGCGTCTTCCGGCAAGCCGTCGTGGCATCCGGCGAAGTGGTGGGCTTTTGGAAACGTCAGGGGCCTGCCTCAAAACGCAAGATTGAAGTTGAGGAATTCAAGGCGTTGAGCGCGACCCGCGCCAAGCAGGTGCAGGCGCGGTTTAACGCTTATCCCTTTGCCAATTCCTAA
- a CDS encoding cupin domain-containing protein, whose protein sequence is MNDSTHKQFPQLVGDVAEVLSAPADASGSIWKLEPHTRGLDCNVIAIPAGEEIGKHEGPDLDVVIVVLDGSGVLETEEETINLENGSMVWLPKLSVRRFVAGEKGLRYFSVHTRKRGLQIGRPPAHD, encoded by the coding sequence ATGAACGACTCCACGCACAAGCAATTTCCACAACTTGTTGGTGACGTAGCGGAAGTACTCTCCGCTCCTGCGGATGCATCAGGCTCCATCTGGAAACTAGAACCGCACACGCGCGGGCTTGATTGCAATGTGATTGCTATTCCGGCAGGCGAGGAAATCGGAAAGCACGAAGGACCCGACCTAGACGTGGTCATCGTCGTGCTGGATGGTTCTGGCGTGCTGGAGACGGAAGAAGAGACCATTAACTTGGAAAATGGCTCCATGGTCTGGTTGCCAAAGCTTTCTGTCCGCCGCTTTGTGGCAGGGGAGAAGGGCTTGCGTTACTTCAGCGTGCATACGCGTAAACGCGGGCTGCAGATCGGACGTCCACCAGCCCACGACTAG
- a CDS encoding cation diffusion facilitator family transporter, translated as MTSHAKEQKIIERFLLFSIAAAILTIALKSAAAYLTGSVGFLSDALESVVNLVAAIVALIAIRIAAKPADANHNFGHGKSEYVSALVEGAMIFVAAAMIIYTAIGRLLDPTPLEQVGIGLFLSIAATLINLGVGLALLKAGKQYRSAALNADGHHLLTDVWTTVGVVAGIAAVAFTGWFWLDPVIALLVGVNILWTGYKLLQQSLSNLISEALPPEDVEVVKAVIADFEAEYGVAIEDLKTVASGRQRFVYMIMTVPGEWTVEYAHELADALEAAIDKALPSSRSMIHTEPRTLATA; from the coding sequence GTGACAAGTCATGCAAAAGAGCAGAAGATCATCGAACGCTTCTTGCTCTTTTCCATCGCTGCCGCCATCTTAACCATCGCGCTCAAAAGCGCCGCGGCTTATCTCACCGGCTCCGTCGGCTTCCTATCCGATGCACTGGAATCAGTCGTCAATCTCGTCGCCGCCATCGTGGCATTAATCGCCATCCGCATCGCCGCTAAGCCTGCCGATGCCAACCACAATTTCGGCCACGGCAAATCCGAATACGTCTCAGCACTGGTAGAAGGCGCCATGATTTTCGTCGCCGCTGCGATGATTATCTACACCGCCATCGGCCGGCTGCTAGATCCCACGCCCTTGGAGCAAGTCGGTATCGGCCTGTTTCTCTCCATCGCCGCAACGCTCATTAACCTCGGCGTCGGCCTGGCTTTGCTCAAGGCCGGCAAGCAGTACCGCTCGGCAGCACTTAATGCCGATGGGCACCATTTGCTTACCGATGTTTGGACTACCGTCGGTGTCGTCGCCGGCATCGCCGCGGTTGCGTTTACCGGCTGGTTCTGGCTCGACCCTGTTATTGCTCTGCTGGTTGGCGTCAACATCTTGTGGACTGGTTACAAACTCCTGCAACAATCATTGAGCAACCTCATTAGTGAGGCGCTCCCACCCGAAGACGTCGAAGTTGTCAAAGCCGTCATCGCCGACTTTGAAGCAGAATACGGCGTGGCTATTGAAGACCTTAAGACCGTGGCTTCTGGCCGCCAGCGTTTCGTTTACATGATCATGACCGTGCCCGGTGAGTGGACCGTGGAATACGCGCATGAGCTTGCCGATGCCCTCGAAGCCGCCATCGATAAGGCCCTCCCCAGCTCCCGATCAATGATTCACACCGAGCCACGCACACTCGCCACCGCTTAA
- a CDS encoding META domain-containing protein — MFADAGAVSGSDGCNRLMGQWTVEDGVITFSQMASTMMYCESVDTWLRGVVTAYVQGDVLHIADSEGKEIGTLPKDYTAGG, encoded by the coding sequence GTGTTCGCTGATGCTGGAGCGGTCTCAGGAAGCGATGGCTGCAACCGGCTCATGGGTCAGTGGACTGTGGAAGACGGTGTAATCACTTTCAGTCAGATGGCATCGACGATGATGTACTGCGAAAGTGTGGACACTTGGCTGCGTGGGGTAGTTACCGCGTATGTGCAAGGGGATGTCCTGCACATAGCCGACAGCGAGGGGAAAGAGATAGGGACATTGCCAAAGGATTACACTGCGGGTGGCTAA
- a CDS encoding ATP-binding protein → MSLLSIDETTRAQLRQLRLSTFADVYFELAADEEMTNALPEEIFLKAVAQAAEQRRQRNIAKAITQAKFRYPDATLAEVINPQDRGINLRQLKRLSATNWRENPTNVHVLAPTGTGKTYIACALGIAACQAGYSVAYYRLDQLVDALTVFLPADKRYADLMRRLQNIDVLILDDFLTIGIDQRGQEDLTKIIFDRDGRLPTIVASQTSAAYWLEALPDRVGADSLVSRLNTGQRINLGDYDMRQHLAYTHHTTD, encoded by the coding sequence ATGTCATTGTTAAGTATTGATGAAACCACCCGGGCACAATTACGCCAGCTGCGGCTATCCACATTTGCTGATGTCTACTTTGAACTCGCAGCGGATGAAGAAATGACCAATGCGCTGCCGGAAGAGATCTTTCTCAAAGCAGTGGCCCAAGCCGCCGAACAACGCCGGCAACGCAATATCGCCAAAGCCATCACCCAAGCCAAATTCCGCTACCCCGATGCCACGTTGGCCGAGGTGATTAACCCACAAGATCGTGGTATCAACCTGCGCCAGCTCAAACGCTTGTCCGCGACAAACTGGCGTGAAAACCCCACCAACGTCCACGTGCTAGCACCGACCGGTACCGGTAAAACCTATATCGCCTGCGCTTTAGGCATTGCCGCCTGCCAAGCAGGCTACTCGGTAGCCTACTACCGACTTGATCAACTTGTGGATGCTTTAACGGTCTTCCTGCCAGCAGATAAGCGTTATGCAGACCTTATGCGACGGCTGCAAAACATAGACGTTCTCATCCTGGATGACTTCCTGACCATAGGAATCGACCAACGTGGACAAGAAGACCTCACCAAAATCATATTCGACCGCGACGGCAGACTACCAACCATTGTCGCCTCGCAAACCTCCGCCGCCTACTGGCTTGAAGCCCTCCCCGATAGAGTCGGCGCCGACTCCCTAGTCAGCCGACTTAACACCGGCCAACGCATCAACCTCGGCGACTACGACATGCGCCAACACCTGGCCTACACCCACCACACCACCGACTAA
- the istA gene encoding IS21 family transposase — MANFKEIMAMCLDGVSYSAIASALGCSRRDIAKTKAVIASESVTKESFPQLAPEFFEHHFGDNRTVRKKHYHQPDFQALAKRLAANKHLTRHKLWMDYLAIDAGPDEAKYQYSQFCGHLRDYVQASGLDSVIEHEPGQELYVDWAGDKIPVIDQATGLVGMKASLFVAVCPYSGLLFALAAANEKMPAWIDCHVQALNYLGKVPGIIVPDNASTATYRPFKAQPARRIHDRYADFATFYDLLIVPARPSKPKDKAAVERAVQTAYSRILGYFDGQIFYSLDELNEAIIIRVDDINDNLVRTDGMSRRELFDADEAPLMRDLPAVAFTEVSWRDVKVDRNWHITCDHQYYSVPFRLIGKRLRARLTKDLVSIFDGDTLVAEHSRLQGFRYRYSTDPAHNPDGDTHGVEVLTRDELLKRASSFGPATTKVITLILKRNEKAIPRGLHTARNILVKLGNKHNKTSLEPACQKILEHNLAPNMQVIARIQTDIARNHQQQCAPPTVVSGDRARKPVDIDKVAGAVFIRPASHYDQVKEV; from the coding sequence ATGGCTAACTTCAAAGAAATCATGGCGATGTGTTTAGACGGGGTGAGCTATTCTGCAATAGCTTCTGCCCTGGGATGCTCACGTCGTGATATCGCAAAGACCAAGGCTGTGATTGCATCAGAGTCGGTCACCAAAGAATCGTTTCCCCAGCTTGCGCCCGAGTTTTTCGAGCATCACTTCGGCGATAACCGTACTGTGCGTAAGAAGCATTATCACCAGCCAGACTTCCAAGCCTTGGCGAAGCGTTTGGCAGCAAATAAGCATCTGACCCGGCATAAGCTATGGATGGATTATCTTGCCATTGATGCCGGTCCGGACGAAGCAAAGTATCAGTACTCGCAGTTCTGCGGGCATCTGCGCGACTATGTGCAAGCCTCGGGGCTTGACAGCGTGATTGAACATGAGCCGGGCCAGGAACTCTATGTTGATTGGGCCGGCGATAAGATCCCGGTCATCGACCAGGCCACCGGACTGGTTGGGATGAAGGCCTCGTTGTTTGTCGCAGTGTGTCCATATTCTGGGTTATTGTTTGCCCTGGCTGCCGCAAATGAGAAAATGCCAGCCTGGATTGACTGTCACGTCCAAGCGTTGAACTATCTCGGGAAAGTACCAGGGATCATCGTCCCTGATAATGCATCTACCGCAACGTATCGGCCGTTCAAAGCACAACCAGCTCGTCGTATCCATGACCGTTACGCTGATTTCGCTACGTTCTACGACCTGCTTATCGTGCCAGCACGACCAAGCAAACCGAAGGATAAAGCCGCAGTAGAACGCGCCGTGCAAACAGCCTATAGCCGTATCCTGGGCTATTTTGATGGTCAAATCTTCTACAGCCTGGATGAGCTCAACGAAGCCATCATCATCCGCGTTGACGATATCAACGACAACCTCGTACGCACTGATGGGATGAGCCGACGCGAGCTATTTGACGCGGATGAAGCACCCTTGATGCGGGATCTACCCGCGGTAGCTTTTACCGAAGTGTCCTGGCGTGATGTCAAAGTCGATCGCAACTGGCACATCACCTGCGACCACCAATACTATTCGGTACCGTTTCGTCTCATCGGGAAACGACTTCGAGCCCGTTTGACCAAAGACCTCGTCAGCATCTTCGACGGGGACACACTGGTAGCAGAACACAGCAGGCTACAGGGATTTCGCTACCGATACAGCACCGACCCGGCGCATAATCCTGATGGTGATACCCACGGAGTCGAAGTTCTCACCCGTGATGAACTGCTCAAACGCGCATCCTCGTTCGGGCCGGCAACTACCAAGGTCATCACACTAATCCTCAAGCGCAATGAAAAAGCCATTCCCCGCGGGCTACACACCGCACGCAACATACTGGTCAAACTTGGCAACAAGCACAACAAGACCAGCTTGGAGCCTGCCTGCCAGAAAATACTTGAGCATAATCTAGCACCGAATATGCAGGTCATTGCCCGTATCCAAACCGATATCGCACGCAATCATCAACAACAGTGCGCACCACCGACAGTCGTTTCAGGTGATAGGGCACGCAAACCTGTTGATATCGACAAAGTCGCAGGCGCTGTCTTCATTCGCCCGGCAAGTCACTATGACCAGGTCAAGGAGGTATAG
- a CDS encoding TetR/AcrR family transcriptional regulator yields the protein MDTTEATNLRLSQAVWETVANDGIEATTVRRVADRAECTTGLLMHHFKTRTAMLTHAREVLYMRTGARADKAEKLALNPRDTLYEVLSGSLTLDTERQQEARVWMGFAAAALPDSEIRQLHVSGNRNWLQRITRLVTEFKPSVSESEAQACAVKLIALTEGLATLSSLDPEMYSADTQRLLLNQEIDSLADA from the coding sequence GTGGACACAACCGAAGCCACCAATCTGCGCCTTTCCCAAGCGGTGTGGGAAACAGTTGCCAATGATGGAATTGAAGCGACGACAGTTCGACGTGTGGCTGATCGAGCTGAGTGCACCACTGGGCTTCTCATGCACCATTTCAAGACCCGAACCGCAATGCTTACTCATGCCCGGGAAGTGCTTTACATGCGCACGGGTGCGCGTGCCGATAAAGCGGAGAAGCTCGCCCTCAATCCGCGAGACACCTTGTACGAGGTTCTTTCCGGCTCGCTTACCTTGGATACCGAAAGGCAGCAGGAAGCACGTGTCTGGATGGGGTTTGCGGCTGCTGCCCTACCGGACAGCGAGATTCGTCAGCTCCATGTTTCCGGCAACCGCAACTGGCTCCAGCGCATCACGCGTCTTGTTACTGAGTTCAAGCCATCGGTCTCAGAGTCCGAGGCGCAAGCCTGCGCGGTAAAGCTCATCGCCCTGACAGAGGGGCTTGCCACGCTGTCCTCGCTGGATCCGGAAATGTACAGCGCGGATACCCAGCGTTTGCTTCTCAACCAGGAGATCGATTCGCTTGCCGATGCCTAG
- a CDS encoding GNAT family N-acetyltransferase, translated as MTHKFFNENISTMDPRILYKILQIRTDVFVVEQNCPYPELDGRDLEPDSEQLWVTVDDEVAGTIRILRDADALRIGRVVVAAKHRGTGAARELFAYALERCAQIAPELKLVLDAQAPLQGWYGSFGFTAVSEVFYEDGIPHVTMELTNNA; from the coding sequence ATGACGCACAAATTCTTTAACGAAAACATCTCCACCATGGATCCACGCATCTTGTACAAGATTCTGCAGATCCGCACCGACGTATTCGTGGTCGAGCAGAACTGCCCCTATCCAGAACTTGACGGTCGCGACTTAGAGCCAGACAGTGAGCAACTGTGGGTCACCGTCGACGATGAAGTTGCTGGCACCATCCGTATCTTGCGCGATGCAGATGCCCTCCGAATCGGTCGTGTCGTCGTCGCGGCTAAGCATCGCGGCACAGGTGCCGCACGCGAACTCTTTGCCTACGCCTTGGAACGCTGTGCACAAATCGCCCCTGAGCTAAAGCTTGTCTTGGATGCCCAGGCACCGCTGCAAGGATGGTACGGATCGTTTGGTTTTACTGCGGTTAGCGAAGTCTTCTACGAGGACGGCATTCCTCACGTAACCATGGAGCTAACAAACAACGCCTAG